A window of the Lactuca sativa cultivar Salinas chromosome 7, Lsat_Salinas_v11, whole genome shotgun sequence genome harbors these coding sequences:
- the LOC111905816 gene encoding uncharacterized protein LOC111905816 translates to MSDEGRQYDSGEEHTGDVVKGKPNDKNIASDTTNELPEETTTSAADGGDSKNDNIASTSSSLGKGLSYTISTIIRDFDSQAQQTSRSQDQLSSSIDRLTRELDQLLADAPSPFIMQHAAKISGVKKRVSSLNLVLKSIQRRVDNIDRLLSSGLPKDEIASGSGNGSPAEH, encoded by the exons ATGTCCGACGAAGGGCGGCAGTACGATTCCGGCGAAGAACATACCGGTGATGTCGTTAAGGGTAAGCCGAATGATAAGAACATAGCATCTGATACTACCAATGAGCTTCCGGAGGAGACGACCACCTCTGCCGCCGACGGCGGTGACAGTAAAAATGATAACATCGCTTCCACGTCTTCTTCATTGGGCAAGGGCTTATCTTacaccatatctactataattagGGATTTCGATAGTCAAGCTCAACAGACTTCTCGAAGTCAAGATCAGCTATCTTCCTCCATCGATCGACTCACCCGCG AATTGGATCAACTTCTAGCAGATGCACCATCACCTTTCATTATGCAGCATGCTGCAAAAATATCTGGTGTTAAAAAACGAGTATCATCTCTAAATTTAGTTTTGAAGTCCATACAAAGGCGTGTTGACAATATTGATCGATTGCTCTCATCTGGCTTGCCTAAAG ATGAAATAGCTAGTGGAAGTGGAAATGGAAGTCCTGCAGAACATTGA